The Opitutaceae bacterium genome window below encodes:
- a CDS encoding deoxyhypusine synthase family protein has translation MTAKRSTRKRPEDINAALARSKGPISKFIALNYRHFNAAALVDAAKGYEAHLKAGGRMLVTLAGAMSTAELGISLAEMIRRDKVHAIVCTGANLEEDVFNLVAHDYYERVPHYRHLTSEDEQALLERHMNRVTDTCIPEQEAMRRIEKVVLEEWVAADRAGERWFPHEFMYKILRSGKLRKSYQIDPKNSWLLAASEKNLPIIVPGWEDATLGNMYAGHVISGDVKNVHTVRTGIEYMTWLAEWYTKTAKTLRNGEGSIGFFQIGGGIAGDFPICVVPMLHQDLQRTGVPLWGYFAQISDSTTSYGSYSGAVPNEKITWGKLGAKTPKYIIESDATIVAPLIFSWVLGQ, from the coding sequence ATGACGGCAAAACGCAGCACCAGGAAACGACCCGAGGACATCAACGCGGCCCTCGCCAGATCGAAGGGCCCCATCTCCAAATTCATCGCCCTGAATTACCGCCATTTCAACGCAGCCGCGCTGGTTGATGCGGCGAAAGGCTACGAGGCGCACCTCAAGGCGGGCGGCAGGATGCTGGTGACCCTCGCAGGCGCGATGTCCACCGCCGAGCTTGGCATTTCGCTCGCCGAGATGATCCGCAGGGACAAGGTGCACGCCATCGTCTGCACGGGCGCCAATCTCGAGGAGGACGTCTTCAATCTCGTGGCGCACGACTACTATGAGCGCGTGCCGCACTACCGGCACCTGACCTCCGAGGACGAGCAGGCCCTCCTCGAGCGTCACATGAATCGCGTCACCGACACCTGCATTCCGGAGCAGGAGGCGATGCGTCGCATCGAAAAAGTGGTTCTTGAGGAATGGGTCGCCGCCGACCGCGCCGGCGAGCGCTGGTTTCCGCATGAGTTCATGTACAAGATCCTTCGCTCGGGCAAACTGAGGAAGAGCTACCAGATCGATCCGAAGAATTCGTGGCTGCTCGCAGCGTCGGAGAAGAACCTGCCCATCATTGTTCCCGGCTGGGAGGACGCCACACTTGGAAACATGTACGCCGGTCACGTGATCAGCGGCGACGTAAAGAACGTGCACACGGTGCGCACGGGCATCGAGTACATGACCTGGCTGGCGGAATGGTACACGAAGACAGCGAAAACCCTTCGCAACGGCGAAGGCTCGATCGGATTCTTCCAGATCGGCGGCGGCATTGCCGGCGATTTTCCAATCTGCGTCGTGCCGATGCTTCATCAGGATCTTCAGCGCACCGGTGTGCCGCTCTGGGGGTACTTCGCTCAGATCAGCGACTCCACCACCAGCTATGGCAGCTACTCCGGCGCGGTTCCCAACGAAAAGATCACCTGGGGAAAACTCGGTGCGAAAACGCCGAAGTACATCATCGAGAGCGACGCCACGATTGTGGCTCCCTTGATTTTCTCCTGGGTCCTCGGCCAGTAG
- a CDS encoding EamA family transporter: MFAAFLTTIFFSLSSIFANRSIRVVGATHANLGRLMVAAAVLGLYAHTLGHGLEGNATPWLLISGVIGMGLGDIAAFGAFPILGSRLTALVTQCLAAPIAAGVEYLWLGTTLTGIQVLWSTVILGGVGFALMPSRRNPPRVKVKPIGFLWGFFSAAGQGVGAVLSRKASEVANSSGQTLDGITGAYQRILGGLVIALLFFLIRAVIKRAFGGKSQEPALPRSVDRPWYAFLWIPANALSGAVIGVSCYQWALFTTSSGLVLPIVATTPLVIIPLSYWIERETPTLRSIIGAAIAVTGAVALTQV, encoded by the coding sequence ATGTTCGCGGCATTCCTCACGACGATCTTCTTTTCACTGTCCTCGATTTTTGCCAATCGAAGCATCCGGGTGGTCGGGGCGACCCATGCGAATCTGGGCCGCCTGATGGTCGCGGCGGCCGTGCTTGGGCTCTATGCACACACGCTCGGACACGGACTTGAAGGCAACGCCACACCCTGGCTCCTGATCAGCGGCGTCATCGGCATGGGACTCGGCGACATCGCGGCCTTTGGTGCGTTTCCGATCTTGGGCTCGCGGCTGACGGCACTCGTGACCCAGTGCCTGGCGGCCCCGATCGCCGCGGGCGTAGAGTACCTGTGGCTCGGCACGACGCTCACGGGGATTCAGGTTCTGTGGAGCACGGTGATTCTGGGCGGAGTTGGTTTTGCATTGATGCCGTCGCGGCGCAATCCCCCCCGGGTCAAGGTGAAGCCGATCGGTTTTCTCTGGGGCTTTTTTTCCGCAGCCGGGCAGGGAGTTGGCGCGGTTCTCAGCCGCAAGGCCAGTGAGGTCGCAAATTCCAGCGGGCAGACCCTTGATGGCATTACTGGAGCCTATCAGCGCATCCTCGGAGGACTTGTGATCGCCCTTCTCTTTTTTCTGATCCGGGCAGTCATCAAGAGGGCGTTTGGTGGAAAGAGTCAGGAACCGGCGCTGCCTCGATCAGTCGATCGGCCCTGGTATGCATTTCTCTGGATTCCCGCCAATGCGCTGTCCGGCGCGGTCATCGGAGTAAGTTGCTACCAGTGGGCGCTCTTCACGACCAGCAGCGGACTCGTTCTTCCCATTGTCGCAACAACGCCCCTGGTGATCATTCCGCTCTCGTATTGGATTGAGCGGGAAACGCCCACCCTTCGCTCGATCATCGGCGCCGCGATTGCGGTCACCGGTGCGGTGGCGCTCACGCAGGTGTAG
- a CDS encoding methyltransferase domain-containing protein has protein sequence MPATPAPGVGPRKLHLGCGRKYIPGFYHVDILPLPHIDLVSRVERLPSIASDSVELIYAAHVLEHFSRKEYRAVLVEWFRVLERGGVLRLAVPDFAACAKLYHEQGLKDGLTGLVGLIVGGQRDEYDYHRMVFDEPLLTRELLSVGFREVRRWDWRTTEHAQVDDYSQAYLPHLDKTHGTLMSLNLEAVK, from the coding sequence GTGCCCGCCACGCCTGCACCGGGGGTTGGGCCGAGGAAGCTGCATTTGGGGTGCGGCCGGAAATACATACCTGGGTTCTACCATGTCGACATCCTCCCCTTGCCGCACATCGATCTGGTTTCGCGCGTCGAACGGCTTCCCTCGATTGCGAGCGATTCGGTTGAACTGATTTATGCCGCGCACGTGCTCGAGCATTTCTCGCGGAAAGAGTATCGTGCGGTGCTGGTGGAGTGGTTTCGAGTGCTCGAGCGCGGGGGCGTGCTGCGCCTCGCCGTGCCCGATTTTGCCGCCTGCGCGAAGCTCTACCATGAGCAGGGATTGAAGGACGGGTTGACGGGCCTGGTGGGATTGATCGTGGGAGGGCAGCGCGACGAGTATGATTATCACAGGATGGTCTTTGACGAACCGCTTCTGACGCGGGAGCTGCTTTCCGTTGGATTTCGCGAGGTGAGGCGCTGGGATTGGAGGACGACAGAGCACGCGCAGGTCGACGACTATTCGCAGGCTTATCTGCCGCACCTCGACAAGACCCACGGCACGCTGATGAGCCTCAATCTGGAGGCGGTAAAGTGA
- a CDS encoding methyltransferase domain-containing protein, with translation MTLDRARYETAHAFASAAVKVERALAERCVRQALESVLPSSSEQRRAIHQELLKRFPDDSPPANFWHAASSQAFRDFFVWGHDYDWGGGCVRTGAMGPRHVEIGTESIERGFIPSDLRGKRVLDIGCWSGGDLLLLRGLGADVEAMEEHRRSAESASGLCKLLGIPANITTDSLYADRPEWKQRFDVIYCSGVIYHVTDPVLFLRICFAYLKVGGRLVVETKAHNGEAEGTGLCGYSGTLEKGWNWFAPNGEALGRWLVDAGYAQERVELFQRFNGRLLACGVKTRTDALTETAGFSRPGSWLEGEV, from the coding sequence ATGACGTTGGATCGCGCCCGATATGAAACGGCCCATGCCTTTGCTTCCGCTGCGGTCAAAGTGGAGCGCGCATTGGCGGAAAGATGCGTCCGGCAGGCCTTGGAGTCGGTTCTGCCCTCTTCGTCGGAGCAGCGTCGGGCGATTCATCAGGAACTTCTGAAACGTTTTCCGGATGATTCGCCGCCGGCAAATTTCTGGCATGCGGCGTCATCGCAGGCGTTTCGCGACTTTTTTGTCTGGGGGCACGACTACGATTGGGGCGGGGGATGCGTGCGAACCGGTGCCATGGGGCCGCGTCATGTTGAGATTGGCACTGAATCGATCGAACGGGGATTCATCCCGTCGGACCTGCGGGGCAAACGTGTTCTCGACATTGGCTGCTGGTCGGGCGGCGATTTGCTGCTGCTGCGCGGTTTGGGCGCGGACGTGGAAGCGATGGAGGAACATCGACGGTCGGCGGAGTCGGCGTCGGGGCTCTGCAAGCTCCTGGGCATACCCGCGAACATCACCACCGACAGCCTCTATGCGGACCGCCCGGAGTGGAAACAGCGTTTCGACGTGATTTATTGCAGCGGTGTGATCTATCACGTGACCGACCCTGTCTTGTTTTTGCGGATCTGTTTTGCCTATCTCAAGGTGGGCGGCCGGCTGGTGGTCGAGACGAAGGCGCACAATGGCGAAGCAGAAGGGACGGGCCTCTGCGGCTATTCGGGTACACTGGAAAAGGGATGGAACTGGTTTGCGCCGAATGGCGAGGCCCTTGGCCGCTGGTTGGTGGACGCGGGATATGCGCAGGAACGCGTCGAGCTCTTTCAACGATTTAACGGGCGCCTTCTGGCCTGCGGAGTGAAGACCAGGACGGATGCGTTGACGGAAACCGCTGGATTTTCGCGACCGGGAAGCTGGCTGGAAGGGGAAGTGTGA
- a CDS encoding tetratricopeptide repeat protein, with protein sequence MTQAEINTRLQQAMDLHQQGRLPEAERVYREVLTHQPRNAAGLHLLGVLALQAGKPTDAARLIRSALQIDPTEAAAWSNCGEALRALHQYAEAEACYREAVRRAPDNASFWSNLSIALHYLDRMPEAESALRRSLALQPQNTKAWCNLGNVLRVQMRFAEAGEALRQALTLQPAMPEAWNSLGALLRDQKRIEEAERSFRRAIEINPRFAEAFSNLGSLLKETGRLSEAESMYRQSLALAPHIAETHSGLASTQREAGLNDLACKGYQDALRLSPRTIRYLSNLLFTQAANATAPDPAHFANAQAWGRASMRPPLCQGPVASVVSRPLRIGYLSADFKHHAIARFVESLFSAHDRNRVQVFAYSNVKHPDATTESIQSRVDHWHVVAALTDEAAARLIHSHQLDLLIDLNAHTRDSRIGILGYKPAPIQATYLGYFATTGLPAVDYWITDSILHPESTKELAVEQLWRLPRCWIAYGPPSDSPEVGIPATPGLTFGSYNHLSKIGESTLDLWSSVLRAVPDSRLLLKTRHLGDPGIQERVRASFRSRGIDAGRLDFAGHTPGLGDHLRGYHNLDIALDPHPYNGGTTTCDALWMGVPVLTLTGATMPARMSTSMLTSVGLPDWIADSPADFVSRAVAHATAWQALSPREKLDRRRAIRAQAAASPLFDARDLARALESAFEGMLGKRASSDARVQPVGVG encoded by the coding sequence GTGACTCAGGCAGAAATCAACACCCGCTTGCAGCAGGCGATGGACCTGCACCAGCAGGGTCGCCTGCCGGAAGCCGAACGCGTGTACCGCGAGGTTCTGACGCACCAGCCCCGCAATGCGGCAGGCTTGCACCTTTTGGGCGTGCTGGCCCTGCAGGCTGGCAAACCGACCGACGCCGCGCGCTTGATTCGCTCCGCCCTGCAGATCGATCCCACCGAAGCCGCCGCATGGAGCAATTGCGGCGAAGCGCTGCGTGCACTCCATCAATACGCCGAGGCTGAAGCCTGCTACCGCGAGGCCGTGAGGCGCGCTCCAGACAATGCCTCATTTTGGAGCAACCTGAGCATCGCGCTTCACTACCTGGATCGTATGCCGGAAGCCGAGAGCGCCTTGCGACGCTCCCTCGCACTTCAGCCCCAGAACACCAAGGCCTGGTGCAATCTCGGCAATGTGCTGAGGGTTCAGATGCGTTTCGCCGAGGCCGGTGAAGCTCTGCGGCAGGCGCTCACACTGCAACCCGCCATGCCTGAGGCATGGAACAGCCTGGGAGCGTTGCTGCGCGATCAGAAACGCATCGAAGAAGCTGAACGCAGTTTCCGCAGGGCCATCGAAATCAATCCACGCTTTGCGGAGGCCTTCAGCAATCTGGGTTCCCTGCTCAAGGAGACGGGTCGTCTGAGCGAGGCGGAATCGATGTACCGGCAGTCGCTGGCACTGGCTCCCCACATCGCCGAAACGCACAGCGGGCTCGCTTCGACCCAGCGGGAGGCGGGACTGAACGATCTGGCATGCAAGGGTTATCAGGATGCCCTGCGGCTCAGCCCGCGCACGATTCGCTACCTGAGCAATCTGCTTTTCACGCAGGCCGCCAATGCCACCGCTCCCGACCCCGCGCATTTCGCCAACGCGCAGGCCTGGGGCAGGGCCTCCATGCGTCCTCCACTCTGCCAGGGACCGGTGGCCAGCGTCGTCAGCCGGCCCCTGCGCATCGGCTACCTCTCCGCCGATTTCAAGCACCACGCCATCGCGCGTTTCGTCGAATCGCTCTTCTCAGCCCACGATCGGAACCGCGTCCAGGTCTTCGCCTACTCCAACGTCAAACATCCCGACGCGACAACCGAAAGCATCCAGTCCCGCGTCGACCACTGGCACGTCGTTGCAGCCCTGACCGACGAGGCCGCCGCGCGGCTCATCCACAGTCATCAGCTCGATCTCCTCATCGACCTGAACGCGCATACGCGCGACTCGCGCATTGGCATTCTTGGGTACAAGCCCGCTCCGATACAGGCCACATACCTCGGCTATTTTGCAACGACGGGACTGCCTGCAGTCGATTACTGGATCACGGACTCCATCCTTCATCCGGAATCCACCAAGGAGCTCGCCGTCGAGCAACTGTGGCGCCTGCCCCGCTGCTGGATTGCCTATGGCCCGCCCTCGGATTCGCCCGAAGTCGGAATACCGGCGACGCCGGGCCTGACCTTCGGTTCATACAACCACCTCTCAAAGATTGGCGAGTCCACACTGGATCTCTGGAGTTCGGTGCTGCGCGCGGTCCCTGATTCCCGCCTCCTTCTGAAAACGCGACACCTCGGCGATCCTGGAATCCAGGAACGTGTGCGCGCCTCCTTCCGCTCCCGGGGCATCGACGCGGGCCGGCTCGATTTCGCCGGGCACACGCCGGGTCTTGGTGATCACCTGCGCGGGTATCACAACCTCGATATCGCGCTGGATCCGCATCCCTACAACGGAGGCACCACAACGTGCGACGCCCTCTGGATGGGCGTGCCTGTTCTCACCCTGACCGGCGCGACCATGCCCGCACGCATGTCGACGTCGATGCTGACCTCCGTCGGCCTGCCGGACTGGATCGCGGACTCACCCGCGGATTTTGTGTCGCGCGCCGTCGCTCACGCCACCGCATGGCAGGCGCTATCACCCCGGGAAAAACTCGATCGCCGCCGTGCCATCCGCGCGCAAGCTGCTGCGAGTCCGCTGTTCGATGCGCGCGATCTCGCCCGCGCCCTCGAAAGCGCCTTTGAAGGCATGCTTGGGAAGCGGGCATCCAGCGACGCCCGTGTGCAACCGGTCGGGGTTGGATGA
- a CDS encoding tetratricopeptide repeat protein — translation MNLDPALQKAVNNHREGRLDAAEAGYRDWLIGHAHDAFVLHQLGIICLQRSRPEQALPFLESAAAGNATNATVFQHWGDALSGLQRHAEAERLYRRGLTIDARHLTLRIHLGNALRAQGRLPEAENAYREVLSHDPALARAHCNLGLVLADQGRFSEASASFQQALARGDTSLETVLGAAQAFLESGGFSQCETLLHGALKRTPHDARLLSVLGESLRRRQALDEAESVLRQAVSSQPVPLAAWHNLGKLLIDRSRPHEAERIFRQLLAAAPQHPEVQLGLAVSLIAQRQRTEAESILRALTSSHPRHVKGWVCLSRTLLTRAPSEALSFAKRAIGLAPDDNDAAAVLAEAQAQNGDAESALVVQRSILAKPNPDPQMVSSLLAMAGYAGSLTAGEYLAIARQWSASLPRTRPSTPLPVPDRARPLKVGYVSADFRDHAVVSFFEPILEAHARQSLDVSVYASVPAPDAVTQRLKSRLPSDRWHFIHSLSDSAAAELIRSHRIDVLIDLGGHTRGNRLGALAQRAAPVQACYLGYYATTGLAEMDYWIGDETILPPSLDSCYPERLWRLPRCWLSYQPPAKCPEPARCDDGHTLTFGSFNNRQKISPRTLDLWSLVLREIPDSRLIVKTAGLEEAGQCDQLAEAFSSRGVDPRRIVLRAPAPDRHTHLQQYQEVDIALDTTPFTGGTTTAESLWMGVPVLTLLGDTMPGRMSASFLRTVGLNDWIAETEDAFVRLARMQVDRMRSRGVDERSRTRHALRSMVAASPLCDANELARLLAEAYGSMRDAFFSRNS, via the coding sequence ATGAACCTGGATCCCGCGCTTCAAAAGGCCGTCAATAACCACCGGGAGGGACGGCTCGACGCGGCGGAGGCGGGTTACCGCGACTGGTTGATCGGCCACGCGCACGACGCCTTCGTGCTGCATCAGCTCGGCATCATCTGCCTGCAAAGATCACGTCCCGAACAGGCGCTGCCCTTCCTCGAGTCGGCTGCGGCCGGCAATGCCACCAATGCCACGGTTTTCCAGCACTGGGGCGACGCCCTGAGCGGTCTGCAACGCCACGCTGAAGCCGAAAGGCTCTATCGTCGCGGTCTCACCATCGACGCCCGGCACCTCACCTTGCGGATCCATCTGGGAAACGCACTTCGAGCCCAGGGCCGACTGCCCGAAGCCGAAAATGCCTACCGCGAGGTGCTGTCCCACGACCCCGCACTCGCCCGCGCACACTGCAATCTCGGGCTGGTCCTGGCTGATCAGGGGAGATTCTCCGAGGCCTCCGCTTCGTTCCAGCAGGCCCTCGCCCGTGGAGACACCTCCTTGGAAACTGTCCTCGGCGCAGCCCAGGCTTTTCTCGAATCGGGCGGCTTCAGTCAGTGCGAGACGCTGCTGCACGGTGCACTCAAGCGCACCCCCCACGACGCACGCCTCCTCAGCGTGCTCGGCGAATCCCTGCGCCGCCGCCAGGCGTTGGATGAGGCTGAATCCGTTCTGAGACAGGCCGTCTCCAGCCAACCCGTCCCACTCGCCGCCTGGCACAATCTGGGCAAGCTTCTCATCGATCGCAGTCGTCCGCACGAGGCGGAACGGATTTTTCGCCAACTGCTCGCCGCTGCGCCGCAACACCCCGAAGTGCAGCTCGGCCTGGCCGTCTCGTTGATCGCGCAGCGCCAGCGCACCGAGGCCGAATCGATCCTTCGCGCGCTGACCAGCAGCCATCCCAGGCACGTCAAGGGCTGGGTTTGCCTCTCACGCACCCTGCTCACCCGGGCGCCGTCCGAGGCCCTTTCCTTTGCCAAACGCGCCATCGGACTTGCACCGGATGACAATGACGCCGCCGCCGTTCTGGCGGAGGCCCAAGCGCAAAACGGCGATGCCGAAAGCGCCCTCGTCGTGCAGCGAAGCATCCTGGCAAAACCCAATCCTGATCCACAGATGGTCAGCAGCCTGCTCGCCATGGCGGGCTACGCCGGATCGCTCACCGCGGGTGAATACCTCGCCATCGCACGACAATGGAGTGCGTCCCTTCCGCGCACCCGGCCCTCCACCCCGCTTCCCGTTCCGGATCGTGCGCGGCCTCTCAAGGTTGGCTATGTTTCCGCGGACTTTCGCGACCACGCCGTCGTCTCCTTCTTTGAGCCCATCCTCGAAGCGCATGCCCGGCAGTCCCTGGATGTCTCCGTCTACGCCAGCGTGCCGGCGCCGGATGCAGTGACCCAGCGTCTCAAATCACGGCTTCCATCCGATCGCTGGCACTTCATCCACTCCTTGTCCGACTCCGCCGCCGCGGAATTGATTCGCAGCCACCGGATCGATGTTCTCATCGACCTCGGCGGACACACACGCGGCAACCGCCTCGGAGCGCTAGCCCAGCGCGCCGCACCCGTGCAGGCCTGCTACCTTGGATACTATGCGACAACCGGACTCGCCGAAATGGACTACTGGATCGGTGATGAAACCATTCTGCCTCCATCGCTCGACTCCTGTTACCCGGAAAGGCTCTGGCGGCTCCCGCGATGCTGGCTGTCGTATCAGCCTCCCGCGAAATGTCCGGAGCCCGCGAGATGCGACGACGGTCACACGTTGACATTCGGGAGCTTCAACAACCGCCAGAAAATTTCCCCCCGCACACTGGATCTCTGGAGTCTGGTGCTGCGGGAAATCCCTGATTCGCGTCTCATCGTGAAAACCGCCGGGCTGGAGGAAGCCGGGCAGTGCGACCAACTGGCGGAGGCCTTCTCCAGCCGGGGAGTCGACCCCCGGCGCATCGTCCTCCGCGCACCCGCCCCGGACCGGCACACGCATCTTCAGCAATACCAGGAAGTCGACATCGCACTCGACACAACGCCATTCACCGGAGGAACCACGACGGCTGAAAGTCTGTGGATGGGCGTGCCGGTGCTGACCCTGCTGGGTGACACCATGCCGGGAAGGATGTCCGCCTCATTTCTACGCACGGTGGGATTGAATGACTGGATTGCGGAAACTGAGGACGCGTTTGTCCGCCTCGCCCGGATGCAGGTGGACCGCATGCGCTCCCGGGGAGTCGACGAACGCTCGCGCACCCGACATGCTCTGCGCTCCATGGTCGCTGCAAGTCCGCTCTGCGACGCAAACGAGCTCGCCCGTCTTCTTGCTGAAGCCTATGGCTCGATGCGTGACGCATTTTTCAGCAGAAATTCCTGA
- a CDS encoding tetratricopeptide repeat protein: MTPFESSLRIAIQEHQAGRHDVAFKLYRDLLSASPGDPLANAQMGLLLHQHGAHAQAIEHFDTSLKANEAQSGVWTNRGEAARSLDRLADAEACFRRALQYKPDCAITHNNLGLVLYRRGRLSEAEAAYRQSIAISPERAKTWANLANVLRDWMRFDESEDALRKAIELEPGENISRSNLIFLLGYRSQEAPGEIYAEARQFRVPATADPAAPVARPLSGGRRLRIGYLSPDFRAHSVATFIEPVLAGHDTRRVEVICYANVARPDPVTDRLRSRMPAWHSIYTLNDTAATTLIRSHQLDVLVDLAGHTAGNRLGIFSRRAAPVQACYLGFFATTGLRAMDYWITDNVLHPPDYQDLFVEQLWRLPRCWLAYQPPAEAPEPDVSTTADAVVFGSFNQILKVTNTTVGLWSTVLRRIPGSRLVLKSWSLRDNESRDRITRLFAEHQVAPERIEMLPAFPSRAEHLAAYRRIDIALDTFPYTGGTTTCEALWMGVPVVTLAGGTMPARMSTSILTAAGFPAWCAQSPEEFADIAVRLAAERRSRDHDACLDSRRKLRNAVAHSSLCDGTALAQGLEEAYTRMVEECLQRQ, from the coding sequence ATGACACCGTTTGAATCAAGTCTTAGGATTGCGATTCAGGAGCATCAGGCAGGGCGTCATGATGTGGCGTTCAAGCTCTATCGCGACCTCCTCTCCGCCTCGCCGGGAGATCCGCTCGCCAATGCGCAAATGGGCCTGCTGCTGCACCAGCACGGAGCCCACGCACAGGCGATCGAACATTTTGACACATCGTTGAAGGCGAACGAGGCGCAATCCGGTGTCTGGACGAATCGCGGCGAGGCCGCCCGTTCGCTGGACCGGCTTGCCGACGCCGAAGCCTGCTTCCGCCGCGCCCTGCAGTACAAGCCCGACTGCGCGATCACCCACAACAATCTCGGGCTTGTCCTCTATAGACGCGGCAGACTCAGCGAGGCGGAAGCCGCCTACCGGCAGTCGATCGCCATTTCTCCGGAAAGGGCCAAAACCTGGGCGAACCTCGCCAATGTGCTGCGCGACTGGATGCGGTTTGACGAATCGGAGGATGCCTTGCGCAAGGCGATCGAACTCGAGCCGGGCGAGAACATATCCCGCAGCAACCTGATTTTTCTCCTCGGTTACCGCTCGCAGGAGGCGCCCGGGGAAATTTATGCGGAGGCGCGCCAGTTCAGGGTGCCGGCCACCGCAGATCCCGCAGCTCCCGTCGCGCGCCCGCTGTCAGGCGGCCGCCGCCTGCGCATAGGCTACCTCTCGCCCGACTTCCGCGCACACTCCGTGGCGACCTTCATTGAGCCCGTCCTGGCCGGGCACGACACGCGCCGCGTCGAGGTGATCTGCTACGCAAATGTCGCCCGGCCCGATCCGGTGACGGACCGTTTGCGTTCACGCATGCCCGCGTGGCATTCGATCTACACCCTCAACGACACGGCGGCCACCACTCTGATTCGCAGCCACCAGCTTGACGTGCTTGTGGATCTGGCCGGCCACACCGCGGGAAATCGCCTCGGGATCTTTTCCCGGCGCGCTGCACCCGTTCAGGCATGCTACCTCGGTTTCTTTGCGACGACTGGACTGCGCGCCATGGACTACTGGATCACGGACAACGTCCTGCACCCGCCCGACTATCAGGACCTGTTCGTGGAGCAGCTCTGGCGCCTTCCCCGCTGCTGGCTGGCGTACCAGCCTCCGGCGGAGGCGCCGGAACCCGATGTCTCGACGACGGCTGACGCCGTTGTTTTCGGATCTTTCAATCAGATCCTGAAAGTCACGAACACCACGGTTGGGTTGTGGAGCACCGTGCTTCGCCGGATTCCAGGATCGAGGCTCGTGCTGAAGTCGTGGAGTCTGCGTGACAACGAATCCCGCGACCGCATCACGCGCCTCTTTGCCGAGCACCAAGTGGCGCCTGAAAGGATCGAAATGCTTCCCGCGTTCCCCAGTCGCGCGGAACACCTGGCTGCCTATCGCCGCATCGACATCGCCTTGGATACATTTCCTTACACCGGCGGCACCACCACCTGCGAGGCGCTTTGGATGGGCGTGCCCGTCGTCACGCTGGCGGGTGGCACCATGCCTGCCCGCATGTCGACATCGATTCTGACCGCAGCGGGCTTCCCCGCCTGGTGTGCGCAGTCGCCCGAGGAGTTCGCGGACATCGCAGTTCGCCTCGCCGCCGAGCGTCGCTCGCGCGATCACGATGCGTGCCTCGATTCTCGCCGGAAACTGCGCAACGCCGTGGCACACTCCAGCCTTTGTGACGGAACGGCCCTGGCACAAGGGTTGGAAGAGGCGTACACGCGCATGGTGGAGGAATGCCTCCAGCGCCAATAG